The Tatumella ptyseos genome segment ACCAGCAAGTTAAGTTTCAAGTCGAGATGGCTCACGTACGTAATCAAATTTACGGACTGTTGACGCCAGACCAAAAAAAGCAAGTACAGCAGAATTACGAATATCGCATTGATCAATTATGCGATATCAATGAATTACAGTGAACACATTGTGTTGGCTGTATGGTAGTACCAGTAGTATGTCATACCTTTTTCCTTGCCATAGACACCATCCCTGTCTTCCCCCTCAGTAATGAGGGGTTTTTTTTATCATTTGCATCACCAACTGTCTCTTTGACCATCCTTTCTATAAACTTATTGGCGACCTCTTAAGAGTAATTCCAGCCAAAAATTCTCACTCGAATGTGGCTGTCATATTTCTGTCATAAAAATGACATCTTCGTGTCATTCAATTGACCTAATTTAACGGCAACACCCCTTAGGTTGTAATTGAATCGGTCTTTTGGAGAGAGTATGAAATTCAAGCGTAAGATGGCGACTCACCTCACAGCAGTTACCTTAGCATTGACTACCGTTTCGGCATTTGCCGCAACTGATCTCACTGGCGCTGGTGGTACTTTCCCTGCACCGGTCTACTCTCGTTGGGCTGCAGATTATTACAAAGCCAACGGCAGTAAAGTGAACTATCAAGGAATCGGCTCGTCTGGAGGCGTTAAACAGATTATCGCTAAAACCGTCGATTTTGGCGCTTCTGATGCCCCAATGAGTGCAGCCGATTTAGAGAAAAATGGACTTTTCCAATTTCCTACAGTAATTGGTGGCGTAGTCCTTGCCGTTAACTTACCTGGGATTAAACCTGGCCAGTTAATTCTAGATGGTAAAACAACCGGAGATATTTATTTAGGTAAAATCACGCGTTGGAACGATCCTGAAATTGCCGCGCTAAATCCAGGACTGAAATTACCTGCGACAAATATTAATGTTGTTCGTCGAGCTGATGGATCGGGAACCTCTTTTGTATTCACGAGTTATTTAGCGAAAGTGAATCAAGAGTGGAATACTAAAATTGGTAAAGGTAATACCGTTAATTGGCCAGTTGGTCTGGGCGGTAAAGGTAATGATGGTGTGGCAGCCTTTGTTCAGCGTCTACCAGGCTCCATTGGTTATGTCGAATACGCCTACGCCAAGCAAAATAATCTAACCTTTACCAAATTGGTCGATGCCGCAGGCAAAGCTATTGCGCCTAATGAGCAATCATTTAGCGATGCGGCGAAAGGAGCAAATTGGCAGCAGAGTTTTGCACAAGACCTGACTTATCAAGCCGGAGAAAATGCTTGGCCTATCTCCTCAACCACCTACGTCTTAGTCTACAAAAAACCGGCTAATGCGGATAAAGCGAAAGCGGTTTTACAGTTTTTTGATTATGGTTACCAACAAGGCGCGAAAACAGCTAATAGCTTAGACTACGCAGCACTGCCCGAATCGGTCGTAACATTAGTCCGTGATGCGTGGAAAAAAACGATTACGACAGAGGAAGGTAAAGCCATTTATCCTTAACTCTCTCTGCACGACAATTATTTACTTTCAGGGCAGCTTGCTGCCCTGTCATCTATCTACTCGAGAATGTTATGGTACAAAACCGGTCGTCCTTTAAGGCACCCAGCAAATACGGCGATGTGATATTCAGCCTTTTGGTAAAAATCGCCGCCTTAATTGTCCTCCTTATGCTAGGTGGCATAATTGTTTCCCTGATAATTTCATCATGGCCTAGTATCCATCAGTTTGGTTTCTCGTTTTTATGGACCAAAACGTGGGATGCTCCGAATGAACAATTTGGCGCTCTAGTACCTATCTACGGCACATTGGTCACATCAGCGATAGCCTTACTCATTGCAGTACCAGTCAGCTTCGGTATAGCGTTATTTCTGACAGAACTCTCCCCTGTATGGTTAAGACGGCCGCTCGGTACGGCGATTGAGCTATTAGCTGCGATCCCGAGTATTGTCTACGGGATGTGGGGGTTATTTGTTTTTGCACCACTCTTTGCACAATACTTCCAAACACCGGTAGGCGATTTGCTCTCAAGTGTACCGATTTTGGGAAGTTTATTCTCTGGACCTGCATTTGGTATTGGGATTCTGGCCGCAGGCATTATTCTAGCTGTGATGATTATTCCTTATATCGCTTCCGTCATGCGTGATGTGTTCGAACAGACACCCGTCATGATGAAGGAATCAGCTTACGGTATTGGCTGTACCACTTGGGAAGTGATCTGGCGTATCGTGCTTCCTTTTACCAAAAACGGTGTCATTGGCGGCGTGATGTTAGGTCTTGGTCGTGCATTGGGCGAGACAATGGCCGTTACCTTTATTATTGGCAATACTTATCAGCTTGATAGCGCTTCACTATATATGCCAGGTAATAGTATTACCTCCGCTTTAGCCAACGAATTTGCCGAAGCCGGTTCTGGCTTACATATCTCAGCCCTGATGGAGCTTGGCTTAATTCTTTTTGTTATCACCTTTATCGTGCTAGCGATCTCACGCTTAATGGTGATGCGTCTTGCTAAAAAAGAAGGGGCACGTGGATGAGTGATTACCTACCGAGTCATACCGCTCAAGAGGTTACCGAACGGACGAAGCGTCAAACACGTCGCCGGATAAAAAACTATATTGCGCTAACCTTATCGCTCTTAACCATGGCATTTGGCTTATTTTGGCTGCTATGGATTTTGTGGACCACAGTGACTAAAGGGATAGATGGCCTATCATGGGAGCTCTTCACACAGGATACCCCACCACCCAATATGGATGGAGGAGGTCTTGCTAATGCGTTGGCAGGTAGTGGATTACTTATTTTGTGGTCAACCGTATTAGGCACCCCTTTAGGGATCTTAGCGGGTATTTATCTTGCCGAATATGGTCGAAAAACGTGGTTGGCAGAAGTTATTCGCTTTATAAACGATATTTTGCTTTCAGCACCTTCGATAGTCATAGGGTTATTTGTCTACACCCTTGTGGTAAGCCGAATGCAGCACTTTTCAGGCTGGGCGGGCGTTTTTGCGTTGGCGTTATTACAAATTCCGATCGTGATCCGTACTACCGAAAACATGATGAAACTGGTACCTGATAGTTTACGTGAAGCGGCTTATGCATTGGGAACCCCAAAGTGGCGGATGATTCTCTCAATCACTTTAAAAGCTTCGCTTTCCGGAATCATGACCGGGGTATTACTAGCGATAGCTCGTATTGCGGGAGAAACGGCACCCCTACTTTTCACTGCATTATCGAATCAGTTCTGGAGTACCGATATGAGCCAGCCACTGGCAAACTTACCGGTTACTATTTTCAAATTTGCCATGAGTCCTTTTGCACAGTGGCAAAGCTTAGCTTGGGCGGGAGTACTTGTTATTACCTTATGTGTACTCGTCCTGAATATCCTAGCGCGCATGATTTTCGTCAAGCGTAAGTAATAAGTAAAAGAGAGATCATTATGACGATGGCGAAAGTGAACTCAACTCAAAGTAAATTAGAAGTGCGTGATCTAAATTTTTATTATGGAAAATTTCATGCACTAAAAAACATTAATTTAGAAATTGCTCGTAATAAAGTGACTTCTTTTATCGGCCCTTCGGGGTGTGGGAAATCGACTCTTTTAAGAACCTTTAATAAAATGTTTCAGCTCTACCCTGAGCAAAGGGCGGAAGGTGAAATCCTACTCGACGGCGAAAATATCTTACAGTCCTCGCAAGATATTGCGTTATTACGAGCAAAAATTGGGATGGTATTCCAAAAACCAACACCATTCCCAATGTCGATTTACGACAATATTGCTTTCGGGGTTCGCTTATTCGAAAAACTTTCGCGATCTGAAATGGATGAACGCGTACAGTGGGCCTTAACTAAAGCCGCACTATGGACAGAAACTAAAGACAAACTCCATCAAAGTGGTTACAGCCTTTCAGGGGGACAACAGCAACGTCTTTGTATCGCACGGGGTATTGCTATTCGCCCAGAGATTTTACTCCTTGATGAACCCTGTTCTGCACTCGATCCTATTTCAACAGGTAGAATTGAAGAGTTAATTACTGAGCTAAAGCAAGATTATACCCTCGTCATTGTCACCCATAACATGCAACAAGCGGCACGTTGTTCCGATCATACTGCATTTATGTATTTAGGTGAGTTGGTGGAGTTTAGTGATACGGATACGTTGTTTACAACACCGGCTAAAAAACAAACTGAAGATTACATTACCGGTCGCTATGGCTGATGCCGAAAGTATGAGCCTTAATTAATCTATTCAGTGCGTGGAGAGTGACATGGATACTTTAAATCTTAATAAGCATATTTCGGCCCAATTCAATGCTGAGCTCGAGCATATTCGTACTCAGGTGATGATTATGGGTGGGCTGGTGGAGCAGCAACTGACGGATGCGATAACTGCATTACATAACATGGATAGTGAGTTAGCTCGCCGAGTTATCGCCGATGACCAAAAGGTCAATCGAATGGAAGTCGATATTGATGAACACTGCGTCAAGATTATTGCAAAAAGACAACCTACAGCCAGTGATCTACGGCTAGTGATGGCCATAACAAAAACAATCTCTGAGCTCGAGCGTATTGGTGATGTCGCGGAAAAAATTAGTCGCACAGCGTTAGAAAAGTTTAACCAGCAACATCAACCACTACTAATCAGCTTAGAATCCTTTGGGCAGCATTCGGTTGAAATGCTACATGAAGTGCTGGATGCTTTCGCCCGAATGGATCTTGAGGCAGCGATTGAGATTTATCGAGCCGATAAGAAGCTCGACCAAGAGTACGAAGGCATCATCCGTCAGTTAATGACTTATATGATGGAAGATCCCCGAACAATTCCTAATGTCTTAACTGCATTATTCTGTGCACGCTCGATTGAACGTATTGGTGACCGCTGCCAAAACATTTGTGAGATTATTTTTTATTTTGTAAAAGGCCAAGATGTACGACATCTTGATGGTGATAAGTTAGAAACATTCCTTACAAAAAACAATAAGTAAAATATCACTTAAATATAAAGTTACCCCAGATAAACACCTGGGGTAACTTTTTTCTATTTTTTATAAAATTATTTATTATTAAATTAAATAAAAAATTAAAAGTTGTAATTCTCCTAAAAATGGGAGTTTTTTTTAATTTTTTTAAGATGCTGTCTTGCCAATGGGAATAATAGTGGGTAACCTTCACTTCGACAGTAAGGATATATCCATGCTGGTTAACAATTGGAAAATACAATTATTAAGGAAGATATTATGAAAGAGTTAAATAGCGTTGAAATGCAAAATGTATCAGGTGCAGGTCTATTTTCCGATGTTTTTGGTAGTGTACTTGGAGGAATTACCTCAACAGCTAGTGCCGTGATTGGTGGCATTGACTGGACAAGTATACAAAATTATGCCACTACAATTGGACAAAATGTTGGGTTAGTGATTGATAATGCATTTGATACAGTAAAAAATAAAGTAGATTCATTCTTTAGTTTTTTCATTAAATAATTAATTTAACTCACATTACATCAAAGAGGTTTTTTAATTTAAACCTCTTTTTTTACTTCGAAGATAGAGTCATCTACTCTATAACTTTTTTCTGAAAAGGAAATAATTCTTCCATTATAAATGCATTCTCAGTAGCAAAGCTATTTGACCTCTCTACTTAACTTCATGAGGCAATGAGTTTTATATACTATAATTAATTATTCCTGAAATTTTCTATTTATTATGAATAAGCAGGCGTAGGGTTTTTAAAAAAAAGAATATTTCATTGCTTTTGGAATATATATTATTGTCAGGCAGAATGATACTCGATATCCTTCATCTCGACAGTAAGGAAAAGCCTATGCTGTTTAAATATTTCAAATTAAATAAATAAGGAAGATTAAATGAAAGAATTAAATATTACTCAAATACAAAATGTATCGGGTGCAGGTATCTTTGCGAATACTTTCAGCGGTATTGCATCTTTTTTTGGTGGTGTGGCTGAGTTTGCTGGCTGGAAAAATGCAAAAAATAATGCATCGGATTTGGGTAAAAATGCTGGATATGTTATCGACTCTGCAATGAGTACAGTGGGGTCTTTCTTCAACCTTTTGTTCAGAAAGTAACATGATCTGATTAAAAAAAGAGGTTTTTAAATTAAAGCCTCTTTTTTTATCAGGAAATTATAATTACTCGTAGTGTACATAGTAAAATTTATGAAAGATAGTGAGCTATTCAGGAAGGAAGCACTTTATCACCAGCGCAATCACTGGCTTGGTAAGGCCTTACTATTAAAAGGGATACCTACGTGGATGGTGGTCAGTTTTACATTATTCTTTATTATAATTATTTTAGTAACGCTTACCAAAGGTGATTACACTCGTCGGATAAATGTTAGAGGGGAAATTTTTTCACAGCAACAGACTGTCACAATCCTTGCGCCCCAGCAAGGAAAGATCGTGAAAAAGTATGTGGCAGTTGGCGATATGGTAGCAAAGGGAAGTCCTTTATATGAATTAGATATTAGCCGAGATACGCAATCGGGGAATTTTAGTGAAAATTCTAAGGCTAGTATTAATAAGCAAATTGCACTAACTAATGATATTATTCATAAATTAAAAGAAAATAAAGAAATAAGCATTAAGAAGCTAACACAGCAACTCGTCGAATATAGAAAATCATACGATAGTACAAAAGCCCTTGTTGAAAACTCTTTAAATGGGCTTAAGGATATGAAAAATAGTATGAAGAATTACGATGAGTATTTGAAACGAGGCTTAATCAGTAAAGAGCAATCCTATAACCAACGTTACCTTTTCTATCAGCAACAATCGTCTTGGCAAAATATGAATAGCCAGCTTATTCAAGAAAACCTACAAATTATTAATCTTGAAAGTGAAATAACGAGTGCTTCCGCCGATTTTGATAATCGTATTTTAGAATACGAATTAAAACTAAGCGAGTATAACCGTATGCTTGCAGAAGTAGATGCTAATGGAACATTAGTTATCACGTCACCAACAGCGGGTAAAGTCGAAAATATGTCTTTTACAGAAGGGCAAATGTTCAGTTTGAGTGATAGTTTGGCGCAAATATTACCTGGTGAAAATCAGCACTATCAATTGATGTTGTGGTTACCTAATCAGGGTGTACCGTTTATTCATCCCGGCGACAAAGTCAATATTCGCTATGATGCTTACCCTTATGAAAAATTCGGCCAATTCTCAGGTGAGATTGCCTCTTTATCGCGAGTCCCAGCCACCGATAGCGAAATGATGAGCTACAAGGGCAGCTCTCCAATTACTGGACAACAACCGAAGGAAGCCTATTACAAGACGATTGTTACACTGCGTGATCAAGTTCTTCATTCCGAAGGTCGACGTTTGCCTATAGGTAACGGTATGTCTGCAGAGGTGACATTATTTTTGGAGAAGCGTCCGCTCTATCAATGGATCCTTTCACCTTATTACGATATTAAACGTAGTTTAGGAGGGCCAGTTAATGGATGAGAATCGTCATTTCTTTAAAATGATATGTCAGCAACTCCAGTTCAGTTTTTTTCGAAAAGTGCCGCAAGTTTTGCAAACCGAAGCTGCTGAATGTGGGCTCGCCTGTATTGTCATGGTTTGTCGTTACTTCGGGATGAATATTGACCTACTCAATCTACGTCAGAAATTTGGGCTCTCTGCACAGGGCGCTACATTAGCCACATTGGTACATATAAGTGGTCAATTAAATCTTCAAACCCGAGCCCTCTCTCTCGATTTAGATGAGATCAGACAGCTCAGGCGGCCTTGCCTGCTGCATTGGGATATGAGCCATTTTGTAGTATTGGTGAAAATAGGTAGGAATAAATTTACTATTCACGACCCGGCATTTGGGCGGCGAGTGGTGAGCTTGCAAGAGATGTCACAGCATTTTACTGGTATTGCATTAGAACTTTGGCCTGATAGCGAATTTAAACCAATTAAAGCGCGTTCGCGTATCAGTTTTTGGAGTTTACTGAAGAATATTTCAGGTCTGCCTAGTGTATTAGCAAAAATCTTTGCTTTAACGATCCTAGTAGAGGCTGTGAATATTGCGATCCCAATAGGGACCCAGTTGGTCATGGACCATGTGATTATTGCGCAAGACCAAGATCTTTTAACGTTAATTTGCCTTGGATTAGTCAGCTTTATTATATTCCGGACCTTCATCGGTATGCTACGAAGCTGGACATCGTTGGTGATGCAGTCACTCATTGATGTCCAATGGAAAACCGGTTTGATGGATCATCTATTACGGTTACCCTTGAGTTATTTTGAAAAGCGTAAGCTTGGCGATATCCAATCACGGTTTGGGTCACTCGCCACAATTCGCGAAACGCTTACCTCAAGTATTGTCTCCGGTACCATTGATTTCCTGATGGTCATCAGTGTTTCAGTAATGATGTTCATGTACGGTGGGTGGCTATATTTTGTCGTGTTAGCTTTCACTCTGCTTTATGTCATTTTACGTTTAGCGACTTATCACCGCTATCGGCAGGCTCAAGAAGAGCAGATTGTTAAAGATGCGCGTGCGAGTTCTCACTTTATGGAAACTCTGTATGGTATCGCCACACTTAAGGTCTTAGGCTTAAATAAAACCCGGTCACGCTACTGGCTCAATCTGAACATCGAAACGACCAATGCCGTTATACGTATGACGCGCTTAGATATGCTTTTTGGCGGCGTCAACTCGCTTATCAGTACACTGGATCAGGTACTAATACTTTGGTTAGGCGCATCGATGGTCATCGATGGCCACATGACCTTAGGAATGTTTGTAGCGTTTAATGCCTATCGTGGGCAATTCTCTGAACGGGCATCGGCCATCGTTGATATGGTACTCGAGCTCAGAATGCTCAGCTTACATAATGAAAGGGTAGCAGATATTGTCTATCAAGAGCCGGAATCGCACCTTAGCGGTAAACGCTTATGCCAGTATGACCAAGCTGCAAGATTTGAAGTGGAAAATCTTAGCTATCAATACGATAAATTAACACCCCCTATCATTTCGCATCGTTCATTCAGTATTGAGCGCGGAGAAAGCGTGGCGATTGTTGGACCTTCTGGAGTAGGGAAGACCACCTTGATGAAGCTGATGTGTGGTCTACTGATACCAGACAGTGGCACTATTCGTTTTAATGGACTCGATATTACTCAAGTGGGCTTGAATAACTTTAGAGATGTTATTGCCTGTGTACTGCAAGAGGATAAGTTGTTTGCCGGGTCTATTGCTGAAAATATAATGGGATTCGGTGAAGACAATAATCGTGAGCGTATTATTGAATGTGCGAGCATGGCAAATCTGCATGAGGAAATTATAAGTATGCCGATGGGTTATGAAACCTTAGTGAGTGAGCTAGGTGGCAGCTTATCGGGTGGTCAAAAACAACGCTTACTCATTGCTCGTGCGCTCTATCGAAGACCCGCGATACTCTTTTTAGATGAAGCGACCAGTCATTTAGACTTAGAGAACGAAACGGTGGTAAACGCTGCAATTCGCTCATTAAATATTACGCGAATTTTTATTGCGCATCGACCTTCAACGATAGCTACGGCTGATCGCATTATCGATCTGACGCCGCACGGATCGGGTGGTGGAATGTAAAGTTTGTATGGGTGTTGGCCTGTCTGTCTCAATAAAAGGTATGATTCCAAGCATCATCATTTATAAGGACTTGTCGATGGGCTTCTATTGGATATGGCTCGGTGTTGCCGCGATTTTTGCGATAATTGAGTTTTGTACCGTAACCTTTTTTGGGCTGTGGATGGCGATTGCAGCATTAGTCCCTGCAATGACTTCTTATTTTTGCCCTCATCTTTCCGTGGTTATGCAGCTCTTGATTTGGGCACTATCGTCATTAGTGTGCGCTTTTGTCTGGGTGAAATGGATAAGAAGCAAACCGATTGCTCAGGTCGAAAGCCCCATGATTGGTAGTGAGGGTATTCTTGCCGAGTCCCTTCAGCCCGGTCAATTTGGGACCTTACTGCTCAGTCGTCCAATTCAGGGAAAGCAAGAGTGGATGTGCTGCAGTGATTATTCGCTGGCAAGACAAACTCGTGTCACTGCCATTGCGATGACTGAAAATGACATCGTGAAAGTTCAAGCCAGTTCATCATTAAAAGAGGGAATAAAATGATCATCACCCCAAGCATCATCGTTGCGATTTTACTCGTCGTATTGGTTATCGTGACTTTTTTAAAATGTGTACGAATAGTTCCTCAAGCAGACCAGTGGATTGTAGAGCGCTTGGGGAAATATCACACCACACTGAACCCGGGTCTTAACATTCTTATTCCCTTTATTGATGCGGTGGCCTACCGTATGTCAGCAAAAGATCAGATGTTTGAAGTGAAGGGTATTGAAGGGATTACACGTGACAATGCCACTGTAGGGGTAAACGCTATTTGCTTTATCCGCATTGCCGACCCAGCAAAGGCAGCGTACGGTGTCGACAGCTATAGTGCAGCGGTACAGAACTTGGTGATGACGACTATTCGTAATGCGGTCGGGGGAATGAATCTTGATGACACCTTATCGAATCGGGATCAATTAGCCATTACGCTCCGCGCAAATATGGAAGAACAGATGAGCGACTGGGGGCTTATTCTTAAAGCCGTCGATATTCAAGATATCACCCCTTCGGAATCAATGCGTAAGTCGATGGAGCAGCAAGCAGCAGCTGAACGTGAACGTAAAGCTACCGAAACCCGAGCGGAAGGGAATAAGAATGCCGCTATTCGCGAAGCTGAAGGTAAGAAACAAGCGATGATTTTAGATGCGGAAGCAAAATTAGAGTCATCGAGAAGGGAAGCCGAGGCACTTGAGACTCTCGCTGAAGGGCAACGTAAAGCAACGTCACAGCTCTCACAGGCTTTAGCGGAAGCAGGTGGGGAAAAAGCAATGACCTTCCAGTTAGCGAATAACTATGTGGCATCACTATCGAAGTTAGCGGCCAGCGATAACAGCAAAGTCGTTGCTATCCCAGCTGACCTTGCACAATCAGTCGGCGGCTTACTGAACGCTGGGGTTTTAATGGGCGTTAGTCAGGAAACCAAGACGAACTAATAGGATGGGCACAGAGTCACTGTGCCCCTTTATACTATTTACCGATACAGAAACTGGAAAAAATCCTTCCTAATAGATCATCGGAAGTAAATTCACCGGTAATTTCGCTCAACGCGCTTTGTGCAACCCGTAGCTCCTCTGCTAAGAGTTCTCCCGCACGCGCATCTAATAGTTGTGCTTTTCCCTGTAGTAGGTGAGACCCTGCTAACTCCAAAGCTTCTAAGTGTCGGCGCCTTGCAATAAAGCCGCCTTCAGTATTTCCTGCAAACCCCATGCTCTCTTTAAGGTGATCGCGTAATGCATCAATGCCTGACCCTTCGCGAGCCGAAAGACGGATGAGAAGATTACCATTCTCTTCAGAAAGGCCAGCTTTCTCACCGGTAATATCAGCTTTATTCCTCACTACAATCACCGGGATTGACGTTGGTAGGCGGGCGATAAAATCGGGCCAAATCGCTGCCGCATCGGTGGCTTCGGTGGTCGTGCTATCTACCATAAATAAGACACAGTCAGCTTGATCTATTTCCTGCCATGCACGCTCAATACCAATACGCTCTACTTCATCACTGGCCTCGCGTAATCCTGCGGTATCGATAATATGCAACGGCATCCCATCAATATGAATATGCTCGCGTAAAACGTCACGCGTGGTTCCGGCAATATCAGTAACGATAGCGGCTTCCCTACCGGCTAGGGCATTGAGTAAACTTGATTTACCCGCATTTGGACGACCAGCAATAACCACTTTCATACCTTCGCGTAATAAACTACCTTGGCGAGCCTCTCGGCGGACGGCATCAAGATCGGTTATAACGGTATTGAGCTGTGCCTCTATTTTACCGTCAGAGAGAAAGTCGATCTCTTCATCAGGAAAATCAATAGCAGCTTCAACGTAAATTCGAAGATGAGTGAGTGCTTCCACTAAGTGATTGACGCGTGCAGAAAATGCACCTTGTAGAGAATTCACAGCGGAGCGGGCGGCTTGCTCTGAACTGGCATCGATCAAGTCAGCAATAGCCTCGGCTTGCGCTAAGTCGAGCTTATCGTTAAGGAATGCACGCTCTGAGAACTCCCCCGGTTTAGCAATACGTACGGTATTGGTTGCCAAGATACGTTTAAGCAATAGGTCGAGAATAACCGGTCCGCCATGGCCTTGAAGCTCCAGTACATCCTCGCCCGTAAAGGAGTGTGGATTGGGAAACCATAGAGCGATGCCTTGATCGAGCACGGCCCCGTCGGCATCATTGAATGCAAGGTACTCTGCGGTGCGAGGTTTAGGCAATTTCCCTAATAAAGCCTGAGCAACCTCGGCGGCTGCTGGGCCTGATATTCTCAATATCCCAACACCGCCACGGCCGGGAGGGGTTGCTTGGGCGACGATCGTATCGTTGTGGCTCATGTTATTCTCTCTAGCATAAAAAAAGGCGGTCATAATGACCGCCTAAGTATAACGCGATTTAGCGTATTACGGGATTAGCCTTTTTTCTTACGGCTATGTAATCCACGCTTTTCTAATCCACGATAAATCAGCTGTTGTTGCAGGATCGTCACGAGGTTACTGACGATGTAGTACAGCACCAGACCTGATGGGAACCATAAGAAGAAGACGGTAAAGATGACAGGCATAAATGTCATAATCTTCTGCTGCATTGGATCCGTAACGGTTGTTGGAGACATCTTCTGAATGAAGAACATCGTCACACCCATTAAGATTGGCAGAATATAGTACGGGTCCTGTGCACTTAAGTCGTGAATCCATAATGCAAAAGGTGCATGACGTAATTCAATCGATCCCATCAGCATGTAGTAAAGTGCTAAGAAGATTGGCAT includes the following:
- a CDS encoding NfeD family protein; translated protein: MECKVCMGVGLSVSIKGMIPSIIIYKDLSMGFYWIWLGVAAIFAIIEFCTVTFFGLWMAIAALVPAMTSYFCPHLSVVMQLLIWALSSLVCAFVWVKWIRSKPIAQVESPMIGSEGILAESLQPGQFGTLLLSRPIQGKQEWMCCSDYSLARQTRVTAIAMTENDIVKVQASSSLKEGIK
- a CDS encoding SPFH domain-containing protein, with the translated sequence MIITPSIIVAILLVVLVIVTFLKCVRIVPQADQWIVERLGKYHTTLNPGLNILIPFIDAVAYRMSAKDQMFEVKGIEGITRDNATVGVNAICFIRIADPAKAAYGVDSYSAAVQNLVMTTIRNAVGGMNLDDTLSNRDQLAITLRANMEEQMSDWGLILKAVDIQDITPSESMRKSMEQQAAAERERKATETRAEGNKNAAIREAEGKKQAMILDAEAKLESSRREAEALETLAEGQRKATSQLSQALAEAGGEKAMTFQLANNYVASLSKLAASDNSKVVAIPADLAQSVGGLLNAGVLMGVSQETKTN
- the mnmE gene encoding tRNA uridine-5-carboxymethylaminomethyl(34) synthesis GTPase MnmE; translated protein: MSHNDTIVAQATPPGRGGVGILRISGPAAAEVAQALLGKLPKPRTAEYLAFNDADGAVLDQGIALWFPNPHSFTGEDVLELQGHGGPVILDLLLKRILATNTVRIAKPGEFSERAFLNDKLDLAQAEAIADLIDASSEQAARSAVNSLQGAFSARVNHLVEALTHLRIYVEAAIDFPDEEIDFLSDGKIEAQLNTVITDLDAVRREARQGSLLREGMKVVIAGRPNAGKSSLLNALAGREAAIVTDIAGTTRDVLREHIHIDGMPLHIIDTAGLREASDEVERIGIERAWQEIDQADCVLFMVDSTTTEATDAAAIWPDFIARLPTSIPVIVVRNKADITGEKAGLSEENGNLLIRLSAREGSGIDALRDHLKESMGFAGNTEGGFIARRRHLEALELAGSHLLQGKAQLLDARAGELLAEELRVAQSALSEITGEFTSDDLLGRIFSSFCIGK